In the Carassius auratus strain Wakin chromosome 50, ASM336829v1, whole genome shotgun sequence genome, one interval contains:
- the kcnc1b gene encoding potassium voltage-gated channel subfamily C member 1b isoform X2 has translation MGQGDDKDRIVINVGGIKHQTYRSTLRTLPGTRLSWLAEPDAPNNFDYDANIGEFFFDRHPGVFAHILNYYRTGKLHCPADVCGPLYEEELAFWGIDETDVEPCCWMTYRQHREAEEALDSFAGVALELGHEDPEPEGVAEAAEGDEGVEMTRRLAQGDSPDNRSGRWSRWQKKTWALFEDPYSSKYARWIAFASLFFILVSITTFCLETHEAFNPIINHTEIYKVGNETRERVISETETMVQLTYVEGVCVVWFTFEFLIRVTTCPNKLKFVRNTLNIIDFVAILPFYLEVGLSGLSSKAAKDVLGFLRVVRFVRILRIFKLTRHFVGLRVLGHTLRASTNEFILLIIFLALGVLIFATMIYYAERFGRNLNDPDASNDTHFKNIPIGFWWAVVTMTTLGYGDMYPQTTSGMLVGALCALAGVLTIAMPVPVIVNNFGMYYSLAMAKQKLPKKKNKHIPRAPQLGSPNYCKSAINSPRPSTHSDTCPLAQEEVSEMRYQDFKVNGEASKAALANEDCPHIDQTVSPEEVFRPVDRERPCFLLTSGGERANHTGGRVRKETQRGNRSRQPTESVCVMNHGLPTTMCVTHKAKSPT, from the exons ATGGGCCAAGGTGACGACAAGGATCGCATCGTGATCAATGTCGGAGGAATCAAGCACCAGACCTACCGCAGCACCCTGCGCACCCTTCCCGGCACTCGACTCTCCTGGCTGGCGGAGCCCGACGCGCCTAATAACTTCGATTATGATGCGAATATCGGGGAGTTTTTCTTCGATCGTCACCCGGGCGTTTTCGCCCACATTCTTAACTATTACCGCACGGGCAAGCTGCATTGCCCGGCGGACGTGTGCGGACCTTTGTATGAGGAGGAGCTGGCGTTTTGGGGGATCGACGAGACGGACGTGGAACCATGTTGTTGGATGACCTACCGGCAGCATCGAGAGGCGGAGGAGGCTTTGGACAGTTTCGCCGGGGTTGCTCTTGAACTCGGGCATGAGGACCCGGAGCCTGAGGGGGTGGCTGAGGCGGCCGAGGGGGATGAGGGTGTTGAGATGACCCGGAGACTGGCGCAAGGCGACTCGCCAGATAACAGGTCCGGGCGCTGGAGCAGATGGCAGAAGAAGACGTGGGCACTCTTTGAGGACCCGTATTCCTCAAAATACGCACGG TGGATAGCATTTGCATCTTTGTTCTTCATTTTGGTGTCCATTACCACATTCTGTTTGGAGACTCATGAGGCCTTTAATCCCATCATCAACCACACAGAGATTTACAAGGTTGGCAATGAAACACGGGAGCGTGTTATTTCTGAGACGGAGACCATGGTGCAGTTAACCTACGTTGAGGGTGTTTGTGTCGTGTGGTTCACTTTTGAGTTTCTGATCCGAGTGACTACCTGtccaaacaaattaaaatttgtCAGAAATACCCTCAACATCATTGACTTTGTGGCCATCCTCCCCTTCTACCTGGAGGTAGGGCTGAGTGGACTCTCATCCAAAGCAGCAAAAGACGTGTTGGGTTTCCTCCGTGTGGTGCGATTTGTTCGGATTCTCCGTATCTTCAAGTTAACGCGACACTTTGTGGGTTTGCGGGTACTAGGGCACACGCTCCGTGCCAGTACTAATGAATTTATCCTTCTCATCATTTTCCTTGCACTCGGAGTCTTAATCTTTGCCACTATGATCTACTATGCCGAACGTTTTGGAAGAAACCTCAACGATCCTGATGCCAGTAATGACACACACTTCAAGAACATCCCCATTGGCTTCTGGTGGGCTGTAGTAACAATGACAACCCTCGGTTATGGTGATATGTACCCTCAGACGACGTCTGGCATGCTGGTGGGTGCACTGTGTGCACTGGCAGGTGTGCTGACGATTGCCATGCCTGTACCTGTAATCGTGAACAACTTTGGCATGTACTACTCCCTAGCCATGGCGAAACAAAAactaccaaagaaaaaaaataagcatatCCCACGAGCACCTCAACTGGGGTCTCCCAATTACTGCAAGTCAGCTATTAACTCCCCGCGACCCAGCACACACAGTGACACATGCCCCCTGGCACAGGAAGAGGTTTCCGAGATGAGATACCAAG ATTTTAAAGTGAACGGAGAGGCGTCAAAAGCTGCCCTGGCCAATGAGGATTGTCCTCACATCGACCAGACGGTGTCACCCGAGGAAGTCTTCAGGCCTGTGGACCGCGAGAGACCCTGCTTCCTGCTCACGTCCGGAGGAGAACGAGCCAATCACACGGGGGGGAGGGTCAGGAAGG AGACCCAGCGCGGCAACCGAAGCAGACAACCAACAGAGTCAGTGTGTGTAATGAACCATGGTTTACCAACCACTATGTGTGTCACCCATAAAGCCAAATCCCCCACCTGA
- the kcnc1b gene encoding potassium voltage-gated channel subfamily C member 1b isoform X1 has product MGQGDDKDRIVINVGGIKHQTYRSTLRTLPGTRLSWLAEPDAPNNFDYDANIGEFFFDRHPGVFAHILNYYRTGKLHCPADVCGPLYEEELAFWGIDETDVEPCCWMTYRQHREAEEALDSFAGVALELGHEDPEPEGVAEAAEGDEGVEMTRRLAQGDSPDNRSGRWSRWQKKTWALFEDPYSSKYARWIAFASLFFILVSITTFCLETHEAFNPIINHTEIYKVGNETRERVISETETMVQLTYVEGVCVVWFTFEFLIRVTTCPNKLKFVRNTLNIIDFVAILPFYLEVGLSGLSSKAAKDVLGFLRVVRFVRILRIFKLTRHFVGLRVLGHTLRASTNEFILLIIFLALGVLIFATMIYYAERFGRNLNDPDASNDTHFKNIPIGFWWAVVTMTTLGYGDMYPQTTSGMLVGALCALAGVLTIAMPVPVIVNNFGMYYSLAMAKQKLPKKKNKHIPRAPQLGSPNYCKSAINSPRPSTHSDTCPLAQEEVSEMRYQDFKVNGEASKAALANEDCPHIDQTVSPEEVFRPVDRERPCFLLTSGGERANHTGGRVRKGYEKPWSHSSMSGGVASVSTLPCSPPCLMQQVHSPIPSIL; this is encoded by the exons ATGGGCCAAGGTGACGACAAGGATCGCATCGTGATCAATGTCGGAGGAATCAAGCACCAGACCTACCGCAGCACCCTGCGCACCCTTCCCGGCACTCGACTCTCCTGGCTGGCGGAGCCCGACGCGCCTAATAACTTCGATTATGATGCGAATATCGGGGAGTTTTTCTTCGATCGTCACCCGGGCGTTTTCGCCCACATTCTTAACTATTACCGCACGGGCAAGCTGCATTGCCCGGCGGACGTGTGCGGACCTTTGTATGAGGAGGAGCTGGCGTTTTGGGGGATCGACGAGACGGACGTGGAACCATGTTGTTGGATGACCTACCGGCAGCATCGAGAGGCGGAGGAGGCTTTGGACAGTTTCGCCGGGGTTGCTCTTGAACTCGGGCATGAGGACCCGGAGCCTGAGGGGGTGGCTGAGGCGGCCGAGGGGGATGAGGGTGTTGAGATGACCCGGAGACTGGCGCAAGGCGACTCGCCAGATAACAGGTCCGGGCGCTGGAGCAGATGGCAGAAGAAGACGTGGGCACTCTTTGAGGACCCGTATTCCTCAAAATACGCACGG TGGATAGCATTTGCATCTTTGTTCTTCATTTTGGTGTCCATTACCACATTCTGTTTGGAGACTCATGAGGCCTTTAATCCCATCATCAACCACACAGAGATTTACAAGGTTGGCAATGAAACACGGGAGCGTGTTATTTCTGAGACGGAGACCATGGTGCAGTTAACCTACGTTGAGGGTGTTTGTGTCGTGTGGTTCACTTTTGAGTTTCTGATCCGAGTGACTACCTGtccaaacaaattaaaatttgtCAGAAATACCCTCAACATCATTGACTTTGTGGCCATCCTCCCCTTCTACCTGGAGGTAGGGCTGAGTGGACTCTCATCCAAAGCAGCAAAAGACGTGTTGGGTTTCCTCCGTGTGGTGCGATTTGTTCGGATTCTCCGTATCTTCAAGTTAACGCGACACTTTGTGGGTTTGCGGGTACTAGGGCACACGCTCCGTGCCAGTACTAATGAATTTATCCTTCTCATCATTTTCCTTGCACTCGGAGTCTTAATCTTTGCCACTATGATCTACTATGCCGAACGTTTTGGAAGAAACCTCAACGATCCTGATGCCAGTAATGACACACACTTCAAGAACATCCCCATTGGCTTCTGGTGGGCTGTAGTAACAATGACAACCCTCGGTTATGGTGATATGTACCCTCAGACGACGTCTGGCATGCTGGTGGGTGCACTGTGTGCACTGGCAGGTGTGCTGACGATTGCCATGCCTGTACCTGTAATCGTGAACAACTTTGGCATGTACTACTCCCTAGCCATGGCGAAACAAAAactaccaaagaaaaaaaataagcatatCCCACGAGCACCTCAACTGGGGTCTCCCAATTACTGCAAGTCAGCTATTAACTCCCCGCGACCCAGCACACACAGTGACACATGCCCCCTGGCACAGGAAGAGGTTTCCGAGATGAGATACCAAG ATTTTAAAGTGAACGGAGAGGCGTCAAAAGCTGCCCTGGCCAATGAGGATTGTCCTCACATCGACCAGACGGTGTCACCCGAGGAAGTCTTCAGGCCTGTGGACCGCGAGAGACCCTGCTTCCTGCTCACGTCCGGAGGAGAACGAGCCAATCACACGGGGGGGAGGGTCAGGAAGG GTTATGAAAAGCCATGGAGCCATAGCAGCATGTCTGGAGGCGTGGCCTCAGTGTCGACCCTGCCCTGCAGCCCACCCTGTCTCATGCAGCAGGTCCACTCTCCCATCCCATCCATCCTGTAG